In the Nothobranchius furzeri strain GRZ-AD chromosome 1, NfurGRZ-RIMD1, whole genome shotgun sequence genome, ttcaatttttcacccgcattgtgcggGCTTGGTCTCAGCTAGTAGgagctaacggttagcattagcaactccacaacataacATAACTGGTTCAATATGTTCATTCAAAGGGTGACATTTTACGCCTTTATTAGTTATAATTTTGATTATTGCGGCTGAAGTATTTTAACTTTAGCACCTGTATCGCCTGAAACACGTAAATCAATAAACCAAGTGACTGAGACCTTCAATCTCGCCTAAAAATGATATCTGGAATCAGTCTCGtacattaaagagacaatgttttCCTGTTACTCTCTGGAAAATATAAttcaaaatattgttgaaaatgaataaaatgatgtcaacgccaatttTCCTTCTGGTCAgcctgtcgatgatgtcacactcGACGACTGACTGGAGTTACGACTTACAGAAGTTGTTCCCTTATTCaggaacatttaggcagtaagaatttaatttaaaaactgctaaactctttccaaaaccaatgtcaaagaacagaattgaaaaaaGATATGATTTTGGTCGAtaggtattgccgtagtatgataacGTCATCGGCTGATGCAGGACCCCAagcagatccggaaactacagTGCAAGAAAACCACAATCAGCGTTGCATTCTCGCGATGGAAGTAACTGAAGGAgcgtcaaagtctgaggagtcaagcCGAGGCTGCGTGCTTTCTGCCCCACAGGTAACGTTTACCATGATGTTTtataaactagcaacagtcatggtgaaatggtgtaaaactaccctaaaatgtatgtgtgaactgccccctagtggcaggaaacTACACATTGTAACTTCATTAAGTTGTTTTAAAAGTATTGATTAGAATGTCTTTTGTCCCTCGGAGGGGAAATTGCATTATTGCACACAAAATACATCAAATAAGCATCTAAGATTTTCTCTATCGAAGACTTTAAGAAATTATATAAATagcaatttatttttatttaattaaccattttctttgactttGTCTCATTTATTATCTAATGCTTATTTATTTCTGTATTTATTTTATggaacttttgttttttttttttcttattcatgcCTGAAACGATCTTAAAAAATGGCACAATAacaatttttaaagttttttgtgAAGATTTTGTTGCTTCCTTTTACATCAAAAGAGGATTCTTCAACAAGGCGGTCTCATGTACCCTGCCCCATGCACGCTgaccctcccaccaccaccaccacccatacACTGTAACCCCAAATAAGTCAACTGAACTCAAAAtttatgaggaaactgattacctaataACTTCTAATTTAACTTATCTAAAAACTATGTTTACCATAACCtaaaaaatatgacctgaataaaatcaaagcattAAACTACTCCTACTACAACCAACTTAGCACTTAAGCAACTTACAAAGTTTTATTTCACTaaacttgcatattttattttatttgaactttatttactaacttaaataatataacttatatgaactctaaatggatctattaaaccctaacccaaataagCTGAATTTACTTAAAAGTGACAACGTGACAGGCTGGTGAAGGCACTAACACCAGATCATGACTCACACCCCTCCCTACATGCTAACAGCCAATGAAAGTGGAacactcaaagtcaagtcaacagtatctggtgtgacgaaCCACAGTGTTAATAACAATGGGACGGCACAGCCGTACAGCActactttgaccaacctcctccCTTATGGAGCCAACATGATACATAAAGTAGCACCACATCTGCAACACTGAATGAAATAACAACTGAGAACAACAATCATCCACAATAAACacgcataaacaccccaaaatagagctaaataactgaaaatgtgactacccacaatgcaccacgcccagcagttgtttattgttcctgCAGTCCATCAAAATTTTtagtttgtggttgtttttcctttaaatccacaattaaaaaaGATACTTTAGGGTTGACGTAAAGACAAATGGAATAACATAGAAACATAAAATTATAAATCAATCATTATTTTGTTAGTATTACTCATTGAAGTCCTTTATTGATTAATTAAAGTTAAAGAAATAGTTcagattaattaaaacgtttgagttaaggttgaacaagctcaacacatttgagtttaaaaacattttttattacgAGTTTAatctactcaatatatttgattatttttaaacTTTTGGGTTTACAGTGTAAAACTTTCTAGATGGACCACTGATGAGAGGGCTTTTTAAAATATACATAAACAATCTGTACTGACTCATCTGTTTACTGTGCTACAATAATACAAACATCAGATATAACAGGAACTCCTGTTGTTGGATGGAATAAAGCTGTTAGAAACAGAAACACACCGATGATAATCTTTGGTTGGAAGCATCGGTTTGTAGTCCCGTGGTTGGTGACTTTGTCCGTTTTTAGCTGAGATCATAGACAACCTCTtgctttattttttcatgttgtttttctgcagcgCCGTGCTTCGCTCCAGTCTAATTAAATAGAAACGTGATGCTGGATGTCCTTTCTTTGACCTCAGATTTACTGCAAAGCTTAAGAGGGACTCTAACATTTTCTTTCTTTATCCAGTAAAAGAGATTTTAGGGGGAATTTCACAGTTAACAGCTTTGAGGAGAGGGTGGTTTACATCCGTTTGGTCACCATGAATTGGGATTTTGGCTTCCATTCAGTGCTTCCGAGGCGGGTTTGATGTGATCATGAGGAAGGTGAGAGCTTTATCTCTGCTACTGTCTGATCATCAGTCTGAACTCACAGATCGGACCCACGCTTCCTCCTCTGCAGCCTTTTGGATAAATAATTAGCTGAAGTTTATCATTTCATCTCTCTGAAGCGTTTCGTCTCTCACCTGCTCCTCACATTTCTCCAAGTCAATCGTTTTTCCTCCGCTGACTTATTCATGAAGAACCAGTTACTGATGAAGCCAGAGCAGAACTCCTGCTGCACCTCTTCAGACCCGTTGGGTCGAGTTTTTGTTTCTTCCATTTGGAGAAATCAGGGATTATTTCAGACTTAAGCAGATGGATGGAATCAATCAGCCATGCTTTTACTTTCCCTTCTTCTACATAACCGCCCTCTTTCACCTCCACCctcacacccccaccccctctcagGGCTGCAGACTGAGGAGATGAATACATTCAGACACATTAGTATTCCAGTCAGGCTCCCCATTTCAAGGCAAGGCCCATAGCACCCTTCCACCTCTCCTCCTCctactgctctctctctctctctctctctctctctctctctctctctctctctctctcaatccttCACTCTCCTCTGCACAGATCTCTTTTTGAATGATTTAAGCAGAAGTGCATCCATGGGCTCGACCTCTTTCCAGAGCGTCCCCTAaataatttttgtttatttatatatttatgtatattttGTCTGTTTCACCCCTGCAGAGCCAATTATACACAGCTGTATAGTCTTTGAAATGAGATTCATCTgcttctgatggtgtgtgtgtgtgtgtgtgtgtgtgtgtgtgtgtgtgtgtgtgtgtgtgtgtgtgtgtgtgtgtgtgtgtgtgtgtgtgtgtgtgtgttattgtgttATTGCTGTCAGGCCCAGCGGCCCAGGCGATAAATCACGCATGTCTGATTGAGGAGGGCAGAGGGTCCGGACAAGAACATATCAGaggagcttcagttcagctgatcgtaaaaataaaaataaataatctaCAAAAGAAAAAGATTCCAAAACAGAATTTAAAAGAAACaatgaatcacacacacacacacacacacacacacacacacacacacacacacacacacacacacacacacacacacacacactaccatccaaaaataataataaaaataacaaaaactgagcaaaggaagaaaaataaaaccaaacagtaataaaaaaaatgtaaacacaaaagGGGGAAAAAACTAAAGAAACAAAATTTTTAACAAAAGCTAAaaaaacatataaaaataaaaagcatcaGAGAAAATCaaactaaaacaaataaaagcaaaaacaaaatcaaaaccaaataaaagaaaatattaaaattaaaacaaaaataaaaacaaaacaaagaaaaaatttTAAacgaaaattaaaaacaaagaaaaccaaGAAATAGACCCCTTTCTCATgatactaaaaaaaataaattaaataaatctaaCCACCTGACTGGAAAGTAAAAATCTGGGACCCAAAAGTTTCATCTCAGCAGACGCAGCTTATGTTTGGTTCCATTTGTTATTTCTGCATATTTTAacatgaaaattattaaaaataaatgataaaatttGAGAAATAACATTATTTCTCTCACGAACCAAAAGAAAGCACGTTaccttttgttaaaaataaacaaataataataataataataataataataataataatagaggaATTAATCTTTCTTTTAGACAGCAAATTGTATCAAGAAATTGTTTATTACAACATACATCGTTTATTTCAAAACATAATACAAGCTTTTATACTGAAAATAAATAATTACTTAGCTGTCATTGAAATTTGGAATCAAACCGCCTGAAAATACGTTGTTTTGCTCTTGGTGTCAAACATTGCTAATTAGGTGCGTGAATAGAAGTAACATCATTCGTTTAAATTAATGGCTTCAAAaggataatatatatatttatatatatgtatataaaactGTACAATATCGGAGAAAAATACTTACGAAAAAAACAAAGAACAGGAGTATTTGTGATTATAAAAGTTTGGATATTGAGTTAAAATTATAGGCAGGTGTTCAGCGTCAGAGTTCCACAGTTTCTGAGGTCGAAGGTGAAATcaaattcatgtgttcatcattaaaCGTGAATGTTTACAGGCCGCCAGGAGGGAGGCGGCGGAGGACAGAACATCCATCCAGGTGTGGGAGCACATCTGGAAACGTGTTTGCATATGTAAGGACATATTTGTGTGTTTAAAACGGTCCCTGGTGCTAAAATAAACCAACGAGGAAGAAGAAAGGTGATAATTTGTCTGATCATCCGACGGAAACAGAGCGGAGGACCCAAACAAAAGCAAACAACAGCTACAGAGCTGATGGGACAGACCAAAGGCGCTGGCAGGTCATTTTAGGCACATGTTGTCTTCATATCCGAGATGCAGATGAACCAAACCGGGGAGCTCCGGCGGGGCCAGAAACGGAGAAATGCTCTGGTGACGTTAGAGAACAGACGAAGGCTGCGGGAATCTGAGTTACTGAGTGCTGGAGGCGCCTGGAGGAGTCTGTCTGCACCGGGACAGGAGGGTCCCCCCTCCCCGCCGAGGCTCCGGTCAGAGATCATGGCACGAGGACGCGTCCCCCGCACTCCCGCTGTGAGAATACGGTCCCTCGTGCGTCGGCGGTGGCTCCCCCGGAGGCGTCATGCGTTTCTCCTTCTGCCTCCGGTTGCAGAACCAGACGCGCACCACCTCCTTCTCCAGCTGCAGCGAGTCCGCCAGCCCGGTGATCTCCTGCGCGGAGGGTTTGGGACACTTGAGGAAGTGCGTCTCCAGAACCCCCTTCACGCTGACCTCGATGGacgtcctcttcttcctcttcctcccctGAGCTGCTATCTTGTCTATGCTGCTCGAGCTGCCCGTGGACGAGTCCGCCTCCTCCAGCCACTTGTTCAGCAGAGGTTTCAGTTTGCACATGTTCTTAAAGCTCAGCTGCAGCGCCTCGAACCTGCAGATGGTGGTCTGGGAGAAGACGTTCCCGTACAGCGTGCCCAGAGCCAGACCCACGTCCGCCTGTGTGAAGCCCAGCTTGATCCTCCTCTGTTTGAACTGCTTGGCAAAGTGTTCCAGCTCGTCCGACGTCGGCGTCTCCTCGTCGGAGTGGTCGTGGCAGTGATGGCCACCGAGGTCGCCGTCGGGGCTAAGCGTGTCCCTGAGGCCCGGGTGCATGCCTTGGCCCTGCGGGTTAGGCGGAGGCGTGAGGCCGCCGTGGTCCAGCATGCCGTTGACAGTGAAGCCCGTCTGGGAGTAGATGTTGATCTGCTGCCCGCTGCTGATGGAGGAGTTGTGGGACACCGGGGTGCCCCAGGCTCCCGGGTGGTTGTTGTGGTGCGGGGAGTGATGCGCGACGTGTGGAGAGCGGTGATGGATGATGCCGAGCTGCAGGTCCTCTCTGCCCGGCTTGACGTCCTGCTGCTCCATGGAGGTGGACCAGGGGCTGCCCTCCGACAGGCTGTTCGCCCACTGGTGCCCGAGGGGGTGCCCGTTGCTCTGCATATAGTCACTCTGGAGGAGCTTCTGGTGACCTCTGTAGGGACTAGCAGGCTGCATGGCCTGGCTGTCCGCGTGGATCATGGAGCTGGATCCGAGCAGGGTGTAGGGGCTGGAGGCAGCTGTGGCcatgctggctgctggaccccgcTGATGCTACTGAAGGGAGGCAGCGGTTCAGCCTCTGacatctccctctctctccacGGAGCTTCGAACGGAGCCTGACGCTGACTGACAGCCCCCAGCACCACTCACAGCCCGAATGATGCCTCTTCTCCAACCAATGATGGCGCAGAAACCCAGAGACCTCCGCCTCTGGCTGCGAGCAGGAAAGGGTTACAAGCAGTCTAACCGGAAGTGAGCCGTCTACTGGGCTTTGGCTGCAGGATGGAGTGCGCGAGGAGCTCGGTTCCTGTTTATTAATTAAAGTTTCCAGCTGATTTACGCGCGGGTTTATTGCTGCTCCTGTCACCCTTGAGCGCGCGAGGAGAAAGAGATTAAAGCGCGATGGCATTTCTTAAACGTGCCAGCACTTAAATGAGAGGGATCCAATCAAACTAAGAGCAGTTCTCACCACTAATTATTAACTTAAGAGAACATTTCCTCAGGCGATTGTGGAAAGAGACAATTAGGGTTTACGCAAACTCCTTTACGCACGGACCGTTTGTTGTCCCTAATCACTTTGGACAAACAAAAACGCACAAGCGCGAGTCCACAGCCGCATGCGGGTGTGTTAAATACCTTTTCCAACACATTTTCCTCTcgttgtttacacatttaaagttCTGACAAACTCTAAGTCCCTGAGAGTCATTAAGGCTGCGTGATCGTGTTAGGAGGCTGCGCCACTGTCCCCTTATTGGTTTGAAATTCCATTAAACATATTGCTCGAGCTCCCAGGTTAAGCTTGATTTAAATttgcatacattttcatacaTTTAGAAGAAATAAAAAGAGGGGCAGCAGCCACCAGAAAGTCATTAAAGAGCGTCCGGGCAGCGCGCCTTCAGCTGCGCCGAGGAGTCTGGAGGAAGCAGGCCGGAGCAGGTGAGCCGATCGGCAGGCAGGAGGTGCGGGACGAGCTGCTGGAGGCGGGACGGGGTCTGAAAATGAATAGAATTGTTAGTTGTCTTCTAATTCCAGCGTGGAGCTGCGCGTGAATTCCTCATAGCTTTGATGGATGAATGTTTGATGTGAATGGCAGCGCTGCTCCAGTGGCCTAGTGTGGAGAATTTTAGTGATATGGGACGAAAATTACGTATTTTGTCGTTGCAAAAGTTTTGGCATATTAACACTTTTCATACAGTAAATGCCACGTATCAGCAGCAATACAACTAAATATATTAAATTCAAGTGGCAATTTTAGACTTTTATTGTTTTTGAAATCAGAATAAATTAGAAAATTAAGCCTTTTAGTTTTGTCCCAAAAGATAAAGTCTGTTTTATTTCGTTTTTGTGGCGCATAAAGCACTTGGAGAGCGCTCTCCAtagtctaagtttctaagtgtaaCAGATGCTTCTCTAGAAACGCTCCTTGTGTCGATTCTCTTTTATTCGCATCAACATTTTTGTGCCATCGAGCGCGTTTCCATAGCGAGGCGCATAAAAGGCAAATCCCCGCTCCGCGCCTCCAATAAAGAGCCCATTCAGAGCGCGCCCTGCAGCCCGGCTACACTTACACCAACCTCTCCACGCAGGCTGCACACCACTGCTCCACCAGTCATTTCACTTTTTATTCCTTTGCATTTgttctttgtttgttttgtggTTGTGAGTAAATTTTCCAAAAGTGGAGGTTGCTTATTTTATACAGCAGGATCAATAAAAACTCAGGCTTCTGTGCAGGAGGATAAAAATAACGAAGACAAATATTAGAAGCGGATTAGTTAGAATTAAATCCCGATGACCCTTTCacaataaaataattattaaGTATTGTTGTTTTATAATATTCTGTCACGTGTATTTGGGGTAAACAGCAATTAAAACAACAATTTTGCCTGGAATATTTTTGTTACGCGTAAAAAAAAAGATTCATTTCAATCACTGATTCAGTTCATTTGCCCATGAAAGCCTTACAAATGGCGCAGATATGAAAGTGTGGAACAGATCCCGTCTGGTGTGTGTTTTTGGTTTTCCAGTCTGGAGCTGCAGCGGATAAATCAGGCGAGTCTGCGTCCCAGACCGCCTCGGGCCTCAGGGCGAGACCTGTCACTCCTGGTGTCGTGACCTTTCTGGAAACTTTCCCCAGCGGATCCTAAAGAGCCCAGCTCCTGCTGTCAGCGGGGACTcgttcatttattcattcatgagagcaaaaataaaaaaacaaaccgaAGGCGCATTTTTATATAAAAAAACCGCATTTGTTACGATTTTTCTTAATGAATTGGTTTGTTCTAATAATAAATGCGTCCTTGTTACTTCCCGGTGCAGACTGAGTTGTTCTCCAGCTCCCAGACAGAGGAATCGATATTCCCATTAACCCGTGACGTCGCTAATAAAGGACAGATAGCGCGCGCCGACCGCACGAAACGAGGGGGTTGGTTTCATCGTTCTCATCGAGGAGAGACGACGTTTAAAGGATGATGTTGgaggaaaataataaataaaaaacaaaaaccgtTATTctatgtgcgcgcatgtgtgcacGCGCGCAGCAGCATCAGAGTGAATTTATCCAACCAGACAAAGCGATGAGTGAATGTTCAGCAGCTTAAGCTCGTCTCGTCGGAGTAAATGTGCATTCATAATGCATgaggtccgtgtgtgtgtgtgtgtgtgtgtgtgtgtgtgtgtgtgtctgccagtGATTTCAGACTTTTATGCATCAAATGAAGAGCGTATAGCTTTTATTTTACTCAAATATAAAAACTTCCCAAGTTTCacatcttttgtttttatttatcagcAGCAACATGATTGTTTATTAATTCCAAACATTTTATAGAAAATTCTCACAATCGTGGCTCAGGCTGAAACATCTTAATCACAGATGAATgttaacaaataaataacataGAACAGAACCAATCCAAGGATATTATCTTGTTATAATTTTGTCTTTTGCTTTTAAAAaacaaattttattttgaaagcaaaACTGAACTATCCCCTTAAAATTTAAAGtttgtcattgtttaaaaaataaacatcaaAAATTACCTTCATTTAGattatttaataaaaatataaactAAATAAAGCGAATTTTTAATATCAATTAAAAGTGTATTTCTGGTTTGATTTTAATTTGAAAAAActgttattttgttgttttattgtgcgagtgtgtgtgtgtgtgtgtgtgtgtgtgtgtgcagatcaATATCAAACTAAAAAAGATTAAAATATTTGATGTAACTGTAATGCaaattctgttttatttatttatttatttatttatttatttatttattttctgctgctttttcaaACTAAACCACAACAAAGCTCTATCAGATTATTAGAATTCCAACTCTAACACACTTTTACTATGACGTGGTCTTTGGTTTTTAACTACCAACGTCAGATTCTGGCAAGTTTTCACCTCGAAGAAGAAACCGTCTGATTGATGAATTTCTGCAAAAGAGAAACCTAAAACTGTTTCCTGTTGCCTTCCTTAAACAAAAGCAACATTTGTTCAAGAGATAATttattgcttgtgtgtgtgtgtgtgtgtgtgtgtgtgtgtgtgtgtgtgtgtgtgtgtgtgtgttacaggtgCTGTTAGCAGAGGAGGCTTGTGTATTGTTGCCGGGTCAGTGAAGgagccatggctggttgaaaaaGAAGGAAAATCTACATAACATTACCATCTGTTAAACTTCaaactgctcacacacacacacacacacacacacacacacacacacacacacacacacacacacacacacacacacacacatatgcagagTGAAGAGGTGTAGCGAGTCCACAGAAGTGTATGATGCTCTTCACCTCTCCAACTTTGTCTTTTCTCGTCGTTCGAGTCTCTGACGAAGACCAGCAAGGATGCTGGAGCAAGATGGAGGTCCAGTTTTTCCAGAAACTTCCCACATTAACTCAGCCTGTTGATTGTGCTTTCGTTTTTTTAAATCGGACGCAACAATTCAGATTAAGCAAtcgtgatttaataaaagaaggtTCACATGTTGGGAATGAACATGGTCtaagccacacacacacgcacacacacacacacacacacacacacacacacacacacacacacacacagagacacagacacagacacacacacacacacacacacacacacacacacacacacacacacacacacacacacacacacacacacacacacacacacacacacacacacacacacacacacaggttcctcTGAAGGAGCAGGCGGAGCCGGCAGTTGCACATCTGCATTTCAAACACAGACTCTCTGGGATTCATTATTAATTAGCCTGCTGAGCCCTGGAGGACTGGTGATGctgccatctctctctctctctctcctctctctctctctctctctctctctctctctctctctctctctctctctctctctctgtctctctctctctctctctctctctctctctctctctctctctctctctctctctctctctctctctctctctcttctctctctctcttctctctctctctctctgtctctctctctctctctctgtctctctctgtctctgtctctctctgtctctctctgtctctctctctctctctctctctctctctctctgttctctctctctctctctctctctctctctctctctctgtctctgtctctgtctttctctgtctctctctctctctctctaNNNNNNNNNNNNNNNNNNNNNNNNNNNNNNNNNNNNNNNNNNNNNNNNNNNNNNNNNNNNNNNNNNNNNNNNNNNNNNNNNNNNNNNNNNNNNNNNNNNNNNNNNNNNNNNNNNNNNNNNNNNNNNNNNNNNNNNNNNNNNNNNNNNNNNNNNNNNNNNNNNNNNNNNNNNNNNNNNNNNNNNNNNNNNNNNNNNNNNNNttgtctctgtctctgtctctctctctctctctgtctctgtctctgtctctctctgtctctctctctctctctctctctgtctctgtctctctctctgtctctgtctctctctctctctctcctctctgtctctcctctctttctctctctctgtctctctctctctctctctctctctctgtctctgtctctctgtctctctctctctctctctctctctctctctctctctgtctctgtctctctctctctctgtctctctctctctctgcctgtctctctctctctctctgtctctgtctctctctctctctgtctctgtctctgtctctctctctctgtctctgtctctctctctgtctctgtctctctctctctctgtctctgtctctctctctctctgtctctctctctctctctgcctccctctctctctgtctctgtctctgtctctctctgtctctgtctctctctctctctgtctctctctctctcgctctgtcgctctctctgtctctgtctctctgtctctctctctctgtctctctctctctctctatctctctctctctctctctctctctctctctctcacacacacacacacacacacacacacacacacacacacacacacacacacacacacacacacacacacacacacacacacacacacacacacacacacacacctcatgacCCCATTGCCCCTCTACAGTTAGAGAGTCGTCGCCAGAATACTGAGTGTTGTTTTCTTCCCTCCAATCACATCTGGTAACGTATGTGGAGGATGATTTAGAGCATCAGGCTGAATCCAACACCGACTGTGTTAAATGGCGAGTCGTTCAGCACCACAGACAGCTGAACTACTCAGAGAGCTTCATCTATCTCTTCAATAAACGTTACCAAAAACCCCGCGCTGCCTTTGTTTGCTTCACCatcaacctcacacacacacacacacacacacacacacacacacacacacacacacacacacacacacacacacacacacacacacacagggcggtTATGCTGGGTCTCCTGGGTTTTGGATAGAGGAAGGGAGACATCAAACGCTGTGTGGTGGTGGGGAACGCTCTGTCCACAACACTCGTCCCACCGCTGCACAGTttacagaaataaacatgttaggAGGAACAAACGCTCTGCAAAGGGTTTCAGACCGTAGTGCAGCTCCTCTGTTGCCCACAGCTGAATTAATATGCCAGACACTGAGGTTGAGATTGTTCAAGAGCATCAGATTGTGTAAAATATTCTACACCTGATGAGGGTTGTGAATATTACAAAAACACACTCCAGAATACGGTAACATTTTCAAATGATGTGTAGCGGaagaaagttgaaaatgtttacaTACTGCCTGATTTAATTTGCAATAATCTATAGTGACAAAAGTGGTCTTGATGTATAAGGGATGTAGAGGTCAACATCAAATACTGTAAATGTTAAAACTGCAGCCACCAAAAGgctcaattcagttcaagtttatttataaagcgccaaatcacgacaagagtcgtctcaaggcacttcacataataaacattccagtccaggtcagttcattaagccaatcagaaataatgtttcctatataaggaacccagcaggttgcatcaagtcactgactagtgtcagtgactatactgtacagcaggggtgtcaaactcaaactcacacggggccgaaatgaaactctgggacggagtcgagggccaaacttaatatttttgaaaaagtgatgcaaatttgcacattttctttatcaacatttatgcaatttagaacctttaaatttggaaacaaacatatttctgcattaacactgaatgtggaataaccaaattacacacgagcaagtcagttacaaataaaaggcatcagtggtattcattacttgtggtataatcagcatttttaaaatctattcaggatttatgttttcttgtttattcatttttcttattttta is a window encoding:
- the LOC139061497 gene encoding POU domain, class 3, transcription factor 4-B-like, translating into MATAASSPYTLLGSSSMIHADSQAMQPASPYRGHQKLLQSDYMQSNGHPLGHQWANSLSEGSPWSTSMEQQDVKPGREDLQLGIIHHRSPHVAHHSPHHNNHPGAWGTPVSHNSSISSGQQINIYSQTGFTVNGMLDHGGLTPPPNPQGQGMHPGLRDTLSPDGDLGGHHCHDHSDEETPTSDELEHFAKQFKQRRIKLGFTQADVGLALGTLYGNVFSQTTICRFEALQLSFKNMCKLKPLLNKWLEEADSSTGSSSSIDKIAAQGRKRKKRTSIEVSVKGVLETHFLKCPKPSAQEITGLADSLQLEKEVVRVWFCNRRQKEKRMTPPGEPPPTHEGPYSHSGSAGDASSCHDL